One window of the Zea mays cultivar B73 chromosome 3, Zm-B73-REFERENCE-NAM-5.0, whole genome shotgun sequence genome contains the following:
- the LOC100382465 gene encoding uncharacterized protein LOC100382465: MAEIAGDEAPTVPPPHPHISGDQCTSTPASTGSSKPPLRTTKPGVKRLILTASVLLSFLLGTTPRPPLGAMASACYSSPYNSLASMYVSFKDCPSCLNLPRSIIR, translated from the coding sequence ATGGCGGAGATCGCCGGCGACGAGGCCCCAACGGTTCCTCCTCCACATCCTCATATCTCCGGAGACCAGTGTACCTCTACTCCTGCCTCTACCGGTAGCAGCAAGCCGCCGTTGCGCACGACGAAGCCCGGCGTGAAGCGCCTCATCCTCACCGCCTCCGTCCTCCTCTCCTTTCTCCTCGGTACTACCCCACGACCTCCACTTGGAGCCATGGCTAGTGCTTGTTACTCATCTCCGTATAACTCGCTCGCATCTATGTATGTCTCTTTTAAGGACTGCCCTTCCTGCTTAAATCTACCGAGATCCATCATTCGCTGA
- the LOC100501933 gene encoding uncharacterized protein LOC100501933, giving the protein MPETHPPPPRPVMLADLNFEPAESDGEDRPPTPAPNPAAAAAAAAAPAVAADSSTKSGNEEGGLTKTVITTKDTDTVECEDVDQHCQGASAPREEKVSNLKAALVHVARKMPKNAHAHFMLGLMYQRLGQAQKAIASYEKSTEILLQDEEEVRRPDLLSSVRIHHAQCILQASMGDSFDEELETGELDDILSKLKSSVELDHRQAAVWNILGLVLLRGGQIQSAISVLSSLTAVAPDYLDSLANLGVAYIQSGKLELSAKCFQELLLKDQNHPAALVNYAVLLLCRYGSLSAGAGGNVSTGPYVHQKEALVVAKECLLAAVKADPRAASVWVNLANAYYMDGEHKNSKRCLEQAAKLEPNHMPARYAIAVHRIRDAVRSQCSDDQLLWAANEMATVLKEGDPSAVDAPIAWAGLAMAHRAQHEIAAIYDTENINLNDAEERAQYTLKQAIQEDPDDAVQWHQLGLYNICMTRFSRSVNFLKAALARSPDCSYAWSNLGIALQLSDDPSSETVYKRALVLSSTQQLHAIFSNLGILYRQHRNYEFARKMLLRSLELCPGFAPASNNLGLVFVAEGRWEDAKSWFEKALQSDPLLDAAKSNLLKVLTLSTKQ; this is encoded by the exons ATGCCGGAGACCCATCCGCCGCCGCCGAGGCCGGTGATGCTCGCCGACCTCAACTTTGAACCAGCGGAGAGCGACGGCGAGGACCGCCCACCGACCCCCGCACCcaaccccgccgccgccgccgccgccgctgcggcTCCGGCGGTCGCCGCTGACTCGTCCACGAA GAGTGGCAATGAAGAGGGTGGTTTGACAAAAACTGTGATCACTACAAAGGATACCGACACTGTTGAATGTGAAG ATGTTGATCAACATTGTCAAGGGGCTTCTGCTCCACGTGAGGAAAAAGTTAGCAACCTGAAAGCT GCTTTGGTTCATGTGGCCCGAAAAATGCCTAAGAATGCTCATGCACATTTTATGTTGGGTTTGATGTATCAAAGACTTGGTCAGGCACAGAAG GCAATAGCATCATATGAAAAGTCAACTGAAATACTGCTAcaagatgaagaagaagtgcGGAGACCTGATTTACTCTCATCAGTGAGGATACACCACGCACAG TGCATTTTGCAAGCAAGCATGGGGGATAGTTTTGATGAAGAGCTTGAAACTGGTGAGTTAGATGACATTCTTTCGAAGTTGAAGAGTTCAGTTGAGTTAGATCACAGGCAAGCAGCTGTTTGGAATATCCTAGGTTTAGTTCTTCTTCGGGGTGGTCAGATACAG AGTGCTATCTCAGTTCTATCTTCTCTCACGGCTGTTGCTCCAGACTACTTGGACTCCCTTGCAAATCTTGGCGTTGCATACATTCAAAG TGGGAAGCTAGAGCTGTCTGCAAAGTGCTTTCAAGAACTTCTTCTAAAAGATCAAAACCACCCCGCTGCTCTGGTGAACTATGCAGTTCTTCTTCTGTGTAGATATGGATCTTTGTCTGCAG GGGCAGGGGGCAATGTCAGCACAGGTCCTTACGTGCATCAGAAAGAAGCCTTAGTTGTTGCAAAAGAGTGCTTGCTTGCAGCAGTGAAGGCTGATCCTAGAGCTGCATCAGTTTGGGTTAATCTTGCAAATGCATATTACATGGATGGTGAGCATAAGAACTCAAAGAGGTGCTTGGAGCAG GCAGCAAAATTGGAACCCAATCATATGCCTGCTCGGTATGCTATTGCAGTTCACCGTATCAGAGATGCTGTAAGGTCACAATGTTCTGATGATCAACTTCTTTGGGCTGCAAATGAAATGGCAACAGTTCTAAAAGAAGGAGACCCTTCCGCAGTTGACGCCCCAATTGCATGGGCTGGATTGGCAATGGCTCACAGGGCACAACATGAAATTGCAGCCATCTATGATACTGAAAACATCAATCTTAATGATGCAGAAGAGCGAGCTCAATATACACTAAAACAG GCAATCCAAGAGGACCCAGATGATGCTGTTCAATGGCATCAACTTGGCCTGTACAATATTTGCATGACCCGGTTCAGCAGGTCTGTAAATTTTCTTAAAGCAGCCTTAGCCCGTTCCCCAGATTGCAGTTATGCTTGGTCAAATCTTG GTATTGCGTTGCAACTATCAGACGATCCATCCTCTGAAACTGTATATAAGCGGGCACTGGTACTATCATCAACTCAGCAGCTGCACGCAATCTTCTCTAATCTTGGAATTCTTTATCGGCAACATAGGAACTATGAATTTGCAAGGAAGATGTTATTAAGGTCGTTGGAACTGTGTCCTGGATTTGCACCAGCTAGCAACAACCTGGGTCTTGTATTTGTCGCTGAGGGCCGTTGGGAGGATGCTAAAAGCTGGTTTGAGAAAGCTCTGCAATCTGATCCCCTGCTTGATGCGGCCAAATCGAACTTGTTAAAAGTCCTCACATTGTCTACGAAACAGTAG
- the LOC100281281 gene encoding BCL-2 binding anthanogene-1 produces MVKIPSPRRLFRSRSRSTTIIGGGGADICAMVAEHERIEWEVRPGGMLVQKRRSTEDDAAAAVEYILVRVSTTGWQWHDVSIDATATFGDLKVMLSLATGLWPREQRLLYRGKERDDCEHLHMVGVQDKDKVLLLEDPAVKERKLRSTTLAQLMGVPCHSFIQV; encoded by the exons ATGGTGAAGATTCCGAGCCCCAGGAGGCTGTTCAGGAGCCGGTCCAGGAGCACCACCatcatcggcggcggcggcgcggacaTCTGCGCCATGGTCGCCGAGCACGAGAGGATCGAGTGGGAGGTGCGGCCCGGCGGGATGCTGGTGCAGAAGCGGCGCTCGACGGAGGACGACGCGGCGGCGGCCGTGGAGTACATCCTGGTGAGAGTCTCCACCACCGGGTGGCAGTGGCACGACGTCTCCATCGACGCCACCGCAACCTTCG GCGACCTGAAGGTGATGCTGTCGCTGGCGACCGGGCTGTGGCCCAGGGAGCAGAGGCTGCTGTACAGGGGCAAGGAGAGGGACGACTGCGAGCACCTGCACATGGTGGGGGTCCAGGACAAGGACAAGGTGCTGCTCCTGGAGGACCCGGCCGTCAAGGAGAGGAAGCTCAGGTCAACCACCTTGGCGCAGCTCATGGGCGTGCCCTGTCACTCCTTCATCCAAGTGTAG